In Sander vitreus isolate 19-12246 chromosome 4, sanVit1, whole genome shotgun sequence, the genomic stretch AGAAGTGGGCAGTACATCTTAATGGTCCtgcctgttttttatttttttaatcgtttttaactgctctttaatgtttgaattttttttttaagaaaaaaactgaggtggttgtttttggagcaaaagaggcaggatttggaaaaacttgtccatgcttttatacactatgaaccacccagacctctcaggtcgtctgggacaggtctgcttgctgTCCCCAGAGTCCAGGGCCGGCGATTGCTATAGGCGAACTAGGCGATTGCCTAGGGCGTCAAATGTGTCGCCGTGTCGCCCTTAGGTCTACTTCTCATTAATAATAGAATTAGAATGacatgcaaaataaaacatgtttattaaacatgatcatcctAGGGCGCCCCCTCagccacacggagctctgaagcagacctgtgcgtcgctaagcgtccactctcgctgtaaaaatagagacgAGCAGTggcacagaccacggagctgctgcaacTCGCCTTCTGTGGTCTGcacagcttcaggtttataaaggacgcgctctgctgtcgacatgctgcggtagatgtgtcccgtttgtgctctgtgtatttctgcagtaggtctagtttcggttttccacctccgatgtagagcagcgttcatccacttccctaaactttgtcacCTGACAACAAAAAATTCActtgaatgcaggaaattaagtgtttaatgttcCAAATTTTcagggggaggacccccagaccatTAGACCGTTAGACCACTCCTGCCAGAGTccgaactaaacagggggaagcagcggtcagtttttatgctccacatatctagaacaaactcccagaaaactgcaggtccgccgcaactctcagttgcctttctttaaataattgttcatttatctagtggtatttttgaacagataatggaatGAATTTGAGAATTTCTCCAGTGCGGGTGACATAGATTTGatgataaaataaacatttggaACTATTTAGGATTTTGCAAAGTTTGCCTTGATTAAACAAAGTCTTATTGCGATGGCTGTATTGTAGGTAAAGAGAAGTACTTCCACTCTTGTTATGGGTAACAAAAGTACAAAATCACATGCTCCTGCGGGGCCCGTGGTAGATGAGATGGTAAAGAAatatgttttactgtttttactgttttatgtaaagcactttgaattgccctgttgctgaaatgtgctatacaagtAAATCTGTCTTGGCTTGCCTTAAACAGGGAGTTTTAGGCCTTGAGATATTTGTGCAAAAATTGTGCAATCGTCTTGGATTGTGCAAACACAATGAAACTCAATATTAGAAagtccttgttttgttttgtaatctGGCTATGCATGACAAAGAGAGCAGTCTTAAGCATTTCTGCTTAAAATctacttatatttatttatacttatatttatattatatatttactactactattactatttaCTACTAATTAATTATCAGAATAGTTGACTAAACATTACAGCTCTTAGTCTGTCCTTACTCGCTGAAAAGGGATGAAGACTTACTGATGTTTTATAATATTTAATCCTGCATTTCGCCTCCACAACACTACAGTTGATGGTGTAGCACCAATTTCTCCTCCACCATGAAAATAGCACGTGTTCAGCCTCATGTAGCTCAGTCGAGTGCCTTGTGAGTGGCTGGGAGACGGGCTGCAGACTGAGAGGTAGGCTGTGTGAATATGTAGTCTGTTACACACTGGGCTAGTGTGAACCTGCCCTCTTGGCTACTTATCCCATTTCCCAATATTCAGCCTAggtctcaaacacacacacacacacacacacacacacacacacacacacacacacacagaggtccAAGCAACGtcacatgcaggaaaaacactacTCAACACAGACTCTTAATCTTTCATTAGTTAATGACCACTTAAGAGGCTATAACTTATAACTACAAATACAACTTTTATATAGCAACAGCCCTTCAGATTATCACCAGCAGCTCTCCCCTCTGTGCTCCAGCATGTGATAAAGGCTGCAGCGATGCTGCTGCCTGTGACGCAGGTCGTGCGCTGTTTAAAGCATCTCTGATTAGATACACTCTCTCTAGAGTCAAGCTGAGActccctgtcctcctcctcctgctgctgcatgTCTGCCTGCACCACCAAGCAAATCGTATCCTTGTTTGGAAATGTAATCGAAAGgtcatctgtgttttgttttgtgttagtTTCATTTTGGGAACATCTTTGCTGCTTAATGTTAAGACTTCTACACCTTTCTGAGATACACTTTTCCTTaatgaatttgttttttaaaggtttttgggTGTTCCTGCCAAACATATCTAAAATACTGCTACTGAAATATGACTTCCTGTGAGCTAGATGTTTTTCTGGTGACCTACTTCAAGTTCAACAaccttttgaaaaaataaaataaaggtaaaaactGACTAGAGAACTAGACTTATTAAAAACAATGATATTACTTGTtagaatcattttatttttacttttgcatGCTAAATACAGTGCTCACCTTGAGGACTCGGCTACCAGCCAGCTCCAACCACATACGCTGACAACATGAATAGACATCTTGTTTTATTGTGTGGTTAGAGTCAGGCGGTGGTTTGGACAGCACAGTCCATTCAGAGAATACACTTGGAAGAGAACACAAAATAATGATGTAACTTTTCAAGATCAGCCATTCAAGTTAGTTTCACATAATAACactaaatgacattttgttttaactttCAACAGgctcatacagtacagtactctATACAAGTATTCCCCCTGAAGTTTTCATGTATTATaaccttaaaggtgcaatatgtaatactgataGCTAGTGtttaaatagttactgcagtacaaattcaaaatactggagagagtcatctccccagccccctcctccccagactcgaagttcacagaggttgccaggctgagaccggagcatctacaacaatgttgctagacgcttgtctcacatagccagacattacgccacagcacagcggagtagctaacgttagatgctggctatattgacagtcataaaagcctgtgctcatgcggagctctgtacccaacagacagacacaccttttcggcttagaattacagtaggaactgCCAAAAACCCCACCGCTGAAAACTTCCTCTCCACACGACAGGCAgtcacacttcctcggcttagaattacgataggaaccgctaaaaataccactaccacgctgtccttttccacccgactgaaatacacactttattggcgTAGAATTGTCGGCTACGGCTGCTAAACAGGCTACAGAcatggcccgcttgcctggtcctccggtaacgttagcagttagcagggttagcatggcggtgttggccaggaccagtcaggatcactttactggctgtgtctcaattgtttttgcgcgtaaccaactcgggtactctagctatataattcaatgtgagtagctacacgaatgttgaaatgacaaaagaatcccgtccctagtagctgtgataaattagcctgaagctaatgcttacctgttcaggaggaaattagccaactcggcgtccttttgggctctaagctgtctccatctttcaaatatatctcaatatttacccggggtttgttacgtctctggtcacacaactgttagaaacatggcTTGAtcgtgtttgtttgtttgctgctctcatggctgtactaacgttacagctgtagcacgctgggtttacgtttttacaggtatatctggcaacccggcctggctgtcaaactgggcagttgataacaacacaggccaaaacacaaacagaaattccatcacggaaatttcaaaaggattgttgtcagaaaagacagtatttcaacttagcgtGTTTCCTtcatatctgatgacgcattggggtacgttttggatttattacagtcaatatattacatattggacctttagaTGGAAGTGCACTCAATGTGGCTTATATTTTACACTGATGAACAGAAAAAGACACTGGATACAGGTGGTCTATACAATTGAAACCCCCTCAACTACACACACATGATctcaatttaaataattatgTGACTTCTAAAAAAACAACGGACTGCACCTATGATGGTTTAGGTGTGTCCTATTAAATGTTGGTTATGTAGCTCATTTGTGgaggtcttttctttttttttcttttttacttggCATTCAAGGGTGTTTTTCTCTTGATCAGtgtcaaaaaaagacattaaggTATACATTACTTTTTATAggcattatactgtatgttcatggTTTCTGGTCAAATTGTCTTTTGTAGCCTTTCTTgcaaacagtggtggaagaattaTAAAGCAGCAGAAAAATGGCACTCATGTTAAGCACAAATACCCATATAATTATActtttaagtaaatgtacttagttatattCCTTAGCTGCATGCAAATGTATAAACCCAGAGATTAGTAAGAGCTCTTCTAAATAAGGCAGTTTTAAAAGGCAGATGTTATGGGAACAGTATGATGACATTGTGATATCATCAAAGAATCTCTTGTGAGTGTAAGTTGATGGATAGTTGATATGATCCAAGCCTTGGGTCAAGAGTCTCAAGAGTATCTTCCTCGATGTGACCCTCCACCACAGGAAAGCCCTGAACACATGCTACCATTACAATTCCTAACTGGTTGGTAAGGACACAGCTGAGTCTGTATTCTACATTGCAAACATTGAGTTCTAGAGCTGCgttttaaaatatacaaatataggTGATGTTACTCTATATCAGAGGCGCATGACCGGGCTGGAGGTGACATTTGGTAACgagagtggtggtggtgtgtgtgtgtgtgtgtgtgtgtgtgtgtgtgtgtgtgtgtgtggggggggtgtcaGAGACATACTGTTGTCGGAGGTCACAGACAGGGTGGTGACCTTTCTGAATTATATGAGAGGTGTCACTgttacgcacacacaaacagacacaggctCTGCTGCTTAACTCTGTCACTAGCTCCACTGGGCctgtttgttaacatttagtCTGGTATGAGGATGGGGGGAGGGGGACAGAAACTTGAAACTTGGTGAGCTTCCTGTTTGCCAGGAAATGGTAATGAGCATACGGTGCTGCCATCTGCTGGTCAGACAGCAACAGCTCCACCATCTCTATGTATTGGCCCGAGCAAGAGGAAAACATTAGCACATCATCTGATTCACGAGAAAGACACCTGTTTGCAAAGCCAGCTCAGAGAACATATAAATAGTATTTaacatttgtcttttcttttcctgttgCAGATCATTGAGAAGTTCATCAATGAGACGTATTTTGAGCGCTACCAGGAGCCCATCTCCAAGACCACCCTCACGGCCATCTGGTCCATTGCCGTCTCCATCTTCTCTGTTGGTGGCATCGTTGGCTCCTTCTCCGTCGGACTCTTTGTCAACCGCTTTGGAAGGTGAGAGGAAAACGAAATCTTTGCTGGTATTATAATACCACGAAGCAAAAGCAGTATAAAATAAAGCTGTGATTGCAAGACTTCAACGTTTAAGTTCAATGTGATAGTTATCTTAGGCTTTGAGGCACTGTAGGCACTTTAAAGTTTATTATCCATTAAATATAtggatatattttctttttaaacagcaataaaaaaaaagtgtttaaacccagacacacacactctttggtGGGGTGTGATTTTCTGTGGAAAAATGCTAAAACTTGTGTTGTTATCAACAATGCAGATTAGGAACCGTCTAAAGTGACTGCACACACGATTTACTAAATTAAAAAAGTGGATTTTGTGTTAAGTAACTCTTTAATGATGTTACAATATTGATTAGGACCCCCCCCTTCTTGGGGTCCACATAGAACGCAAAAAGCACAGAAGTATCCAAAAGCGTGACAATCACATGAAATCAACGAAAATAACGGACACGTTatggataaaataaaaaacaagttACTCTATCCAAGTTTTACATgatcaaaacaaatatataatacGAAAGTTAATACCCTAAGTCTTTATTGTGCTGAAAGatataaaaacacatgaagaaaaagTTAGCATGCAAATCTGTAAAggacctttttttaatttggatTAAATGTATCTTGTTCTCTGTTGCCTACAGGAGGAACTCTATGCTCATGGCCAATGTCCTGGCCTTCATCGCAGCCGCTCTGATGGGCTTTTCAAAGATGACCAGCTCCTGGGAAATGCTGATCGTTGGTCGTTTTGTGGTGGGCCTCTACTCCGGCCTCTCCACAGGCTTCGTACCAATGTATGTAGGTGAGATTTCCCCAACAGCCCTACGAGGAGCCCTGGGCACCTTCCACCAGCTGGGCATTGTTGTTGGCATCCTCGTTGCACAGGTTGGTGGACAGTAATTGTTGCAGTAGTTTTATTTGGATACTATCACATAGATGGTGAAGTCTAGTGATTATCCTACAAGATAACAATACAACCTGTGGGCATCCTACTACGTAATGTTTTTACGAATGCATGCTCGGAGCTGTGCAGGTAGTTAATGTGTGTTATGTGGGTCTGTGTTGATTTCAGGTGTTTGGAATGGAGTCAATCATGGGCAATGACGACTTGTGGCCGCTCCTCTTGGGCTTTATCTTCATCCTTGCTTTGATACAGTGCATCTTGCTGCCTCTCTGCCCCAAGAGCCCTCGTTTCCTGCTCATCAACAGGAATGAAGAGAACAAGGCCAAGGCCGgtgagttcacacacacacacacacacacacacacataactgcTGTATCCTTGCCAGATTGTTGCTTGTTAATAGTGCTTTATGGAAATATGGTAGTGAAGTGACACTTAGATGTAATCGTaaggaaacaaaatgaaaacaaagaaatagcTGAACtggaataaagaaaagaaaaagggcaGCTTGTAGAGTTAAcaacctgctttctctctgcacaTTTCAGTGTTGAAGAAGCTCAGAGGCACCACAGATGTGAGCTCTGACATGCAGGAGATGAAGGAAGAGAGCCGGCAGATGATGAGGGAGAAGAAGGTGACCATCCCGGAGCTTTTCCGCTCGCATCTCTACCGCCAGCCCCTCCTGATTGCTGTCGTCCTGCAGCTCTCTCAGCAGCTGTCTGGCATCAACGCTGTGAGTGTCCAGGCTTACACATTATCCCAATGACCAGTCTGAGATTCTGAAGAAAAGACACAGAAACCAAAGAGAAACATTACTTTTCACCACATACCTACATGTcaactgtgtttaaaaaaaaaaatgagactcTCTCATATTCAATCTTCGTGGTTGTTGTACTTTCTAGGTATTCTACTACTCCACTCGTATCTTTGAGAAAGCCGGAGTTGAGCAGCCTGTCTATGCCACCATTGGAGCCGGTGTAGTTAACACAGCTTTCACTGTGGTGTCGGTGAGTACAGTTACGTTTTTCAATTTTTGAAAAGTGAAATCCCtgttacagtaggctacagataaataaaggtGTCTGAAGCATTACGTTATAGAGATATTTACACCCAGAAATGATTGTTAATTCAGTCATTTTCAAGATTGTTGTTTTTGAAGTGGAAGATGATTACTATTGTGTTGCACTGCACATTCCCGAAATCACTTTGCAGTCAAACTGTGTGAAGTTGTTCAATGTTGCACCGAAagtataaatgtaaaatgtctttcTCTGCACCAGAATATTTTTCCCAAGGTTTTTAGAGCAGCGGACATAAACACTTTGTTGAATTGCGTACAGGTTGTAAATGGTTTGTCACTTTGTAGTACTGCACTGACCTCATTCctcatcttgtttgtttttcggTGCAGCTGTTTATCGTAGAACGTGCAGGACGTAGGTCTCTGCACATGCTGGGGCTGCTGGGAATGGCTGTATCTGCCGTCTTAATGACTATTGCCATGGCTCTGTTGGTAGGTTTTCTCTTTAATCCTTAAGACAATCTGGTTGTCAAGATTCCCCCCGAGTATATCCCAGTAACTAACCTCCGTCTCGTTCTCTGTGCTTGTAGGACCAGCTCAAATGGATGTCATATTTAAGCATCGTGGCCATTTTCGCCTTTGTCGCGTTCTTCGAGCTGGGACCGGGTCCCATCCCCTGGTTCATCGTGGCAGAGTTGTTCTCCCAGGGACCCAGGCCTTCGGCCTTTGCTGTTGCTGGTTTCTCCAACTGGACTGCTAACTTCATTGTGGGAATGACTTTCCAGTATGTAGAGGtgagtacaaaaaaaacacatttggaacAGGAATTTGTGAGGTAACACTATTTTATGggtctgtcattttttttttttttttacgtttttcaACGTTGCATTTTATAATTTGGTATTAATTATtgaaaaatgagacaaaatTCTCAAGTTTAGTTTAATCTAGAAGTGGATTTTCAGAGAAATGTCATTGAAGGAATGGCTCAGTTTAAACAAGAACATATCACTCATTCATTAAGAATTAAAAAAGATATGCCTCATCTCCTCCaaagttgtagtagtagtaaagtATTACAAACTTCCTACGTTATTAATGACTGCATATTTAACATATCTGAATTGCCTTGATCATCACTCTCTTTAAGATTTCATCCATTTTTCTGTCAGATTTTTTGAGGACTGAACCTTGTTAGGACTCCACTAAACAAgtgtctctcctctttctctctcttcacagGAACTGTGCGGCCCCTACGTGTTTATCATCTTCACTGTGCTGCTGCTCTTTTTCCTCGTCTTCACCTACTTCAAAGTACCGGAGACCAAGGGCCGTACATTTGACGAGATCACGGCCGGTTTCCGCCAGACGGCTGCCACTGGAAGAGAAAAGAACTCGCCGGAGGAGCTCAACAGCCTGGGAGCAGATTCTCCGCTCTGAGTGACTGATCTTAACTTCTAATAAACTCTTTCTCAGACCAAGGAGAGGACTAGAAGTAGACACATCCATTGGTAGAATCATTTTCACACTTTGTCACCGCATTTCGAACGTCACTACACAGAACCGCCCTGTGTGATTCTCCAACATGACGTCCTCTGCTGCCCCTCTCATGATGTCACACACAATAAAAACTATGTCACCTGATGTGGAGAGGGAAGTTGAGGATAGATGGGGAaggtttttaatattttaaagataAGAAGGAAAAGAAGTGTCTGCATCAATCAACCAagctttttttaatctcttttttttcactgaatatATATAACTGATATGTGCTTATGCTCTGTTCTTTGTAGCTTGTTACCATACAGTCAGATTATTATCATCTGTGTTCAGAGTGCTGCAGCTGTAGAGATCAGTTCACTGTGCAAAATACTATTTTTATCAATCATACTGTAAAGCTGTATCACTGTAGACCCAAGCACTGTAGATGCTGCACAGCTCAActctgtctctccccagcaGATGGGGCACTGCCTTTAAAAAAGGTGCCCCACTTATAACAAGAATAAGTTATTTGTGCCTTTATTTTTAGGCTACTGACTACACAAATAGTGATATGTTGGTGTATTGCTGTAAAGATTTAGATATTTGTAATGAAATTTATTAGACTATAATGGTAATGCTGTTACTTACTCCTGCTGGGAAATATTTGActctttttatcctttttttctcttggtAGACAAAAAACTTTTCTTGGTGAAAATTgcctttttgtttaaaaagcGTTAAGaacatgaagacacacacaacactcgCCATGCATTCATGTATTTTTACACCATTCCTTTTCAGCAGTACATTTAATGAAATAATATTGACGTCGCTCTGTGCAATAGGAACAGCTTCTGCACAGATCATTACCAGAGCACTGAACTCGCCAGCAAaagtacaataaataaatcatccaCCCATTTTACAGTGACAATAAGTATCTGTGTCTCACCAAACCAGAACATGTGTGTCATTAAGTGTCCGTCTAATACAATCTAGCGTCCTCTGCCCTCAGCCCTCATCGCTTCGAAACAGTTTCAGGACAGGTCGGCCTGATCCAGATTGAAAGCTTCTGTTTAGAGTTGAGATTACCTATAGAGCTTCCAAAGTCTGGTAAATTGACTTGGGAGTTGTCTGGATCTTTTCACTCAAAGCTGCAGTGCTGCACGCTGTTCCTCCATGACAACTACTAAGCATCttcagaaaaagcaaaaaataaggGGACCAAAATGAATGTTGGCCTTACGGAAGCTTTTTGTTATCCTCAAAGTGCTTGTCACCCTTCTTGGGTCAAACTCCCAGTGTTCCTTGAACTCCATAAAGCATTATGTGTCATAGGCGGTGGACACATACTGTGCTAGTGCACTGAATTCTGCAGTATTGTtagatatctctctctctctctccctccctctgtgttgTGTGCTGCACTGTATGCAGTAGTCTGGCTCCACTTCACCTCGCTGTTTAAGCCGCTGTCTATGACTGCTGTATCACTTGTTGgacctttctttttctttaaatgcatTCTTTGAGAAACATTATCTTTTTAGCAGCACTTTATTATTCACAATGATAGTTCTTAGTTTCTGAAAGAAGCGCATTGAGGTCGTTTCagccgttttctttttttactcccAGTGTGTAATCTTTGTTATTAAAGAGAGCGTATACTGCTAATGGATTACTAGAGGTTTTTGAAATGGATATTTGTGAACATTGTAATACTCATAGTCTAATGACGACTTTGAGCCCAATCCAATCAATATCTTTTGTCACCTCGTCCACCATGGGAAACACTGTACTGTTGTGTGCCAACAAAAATAGTGTAGTGGCACCAAAAGATGTTCTTCCCACACTGACTGATATCTGTTGCAAATatcaaaactgtattttatatgTACATAGATTCACAATTCTGCTTGGGCATTTGATTTTTAATATAGCCTTTGAAATCTCCTGGTTGGTGGTCTTAACGCACTACCTGTAAATACGAAACAAACCTCAGCCTCATCCACTCCAAATTCAtgaaatatttaacttttagaaactttttttgACAGATAAATTAAAGATTAGTACTGTAGGGCTGTACATCTCTATGCATTTAGCTCCCattgcttctgttgcctgttgaTTTAGACTTTACATGTAAGGATTGTACTAATGAGACACATTTAGTAGTGTTTTCAGTTTAGTGCACAGAGCATATTCTAATGTTTGTAATAATAAAAGATCTGTGTATGGTTTTTGGAACATGGAATTCTGTTTGGGAAATATGATGGATGATGTCCTGAATGGTTCTACAGTTTTGTGttaaactataaataaaagaaaatcatgCATACAGAAATGAAGATTTTTGGGGTcaatttgtcacttttgttgGACTCAAACCTACAGTAACTGATTATTTTTGGCCACTTGAGGGCAgcacaacaagctgtaaaccAAACAACCCTGACGTATCAAGTTGACGTGgtaaacatgttagcaaacagttgcttatttacacatccagcagacatgaAGAAACGTTCACATTTGTGGAAGAAATGAGTGGCAGGAGCGCTTCTGGTATCCTTTTAACCACCGCTCATGGAACTGAATAAAGTTCActgagaggaggaagagttattttaactgtttttattgaATTATACATTATAACAGCAACCATGCCAGAAATAGGACAGATAAgcaattaaattattaaattaaattaaataaattaaacatttaaattaaaaaactacaatcaaaactgaaaaaagggataaaataaAAGAAGGGAGGATTGGTGGAGGGTATAGGGACGTCAATCAGTCACACTGGTACATGGTAGGCTGTTCAAGTAATCCAGGAACGGTTGCCATGTCATGTAGTATTTTGCAATAGAGCCCTGACTACGATATCTTAACTCCTCTAATTTCAAAT encodes the following:
- the slc2a1b gene encoding solute carrier family 2, facilitated glucose transporter member 1 gives rise to the protein MDSGKRITFPLMLSVGTAVIGSLQFGYNTGVINAPQKIIEKFINETYFERYQEPISKTTLTAIWSIAVSIFSVGGIVGSFSVGLFVNRFGRRNSMLMANVLAFIAAALMGFSKMTSSWEMLIVGRFVVGLYSGLSTGFVPMYVGEISPTALRGALGTFHQLGIVVGILVAQVFGMESIMGNDDLWPLLLGFIFILALIQCILLPLCPKSPRFLLINRNEENKAKAVLKKLRGTTDVSSDMQEMKEESRQMMREKKVTIPELFRSHLYRQPLLIAVVLQLSQQLSGINAVFYYSTRIFEKAGVEQPVYATIGAGVVNTAFTVVSLFIVERAGRRSLHMLGLLGMAVSAVLMTIAMALLDQLKWMSYLSIVAIFAFVAFFELGPGPIPWFIVAELFSQGPRPSAFAVAGFSNWTANFIVGMTFQYVEELCGPYVFIIFTVLLLFFLVFTYFKVPETKGRTFDEITAGFRQTAATGREKNSPEELNSLGADSPL